AATGAACTAGGCCTGAAAGTTTCAAGCTTCGAGAATCTAGGTTTTCATGATGTGAAAATTGCTGCTGTTGTAAATGAACAAATTGATCGAGAAGAGCTTGCGCATAGGCTGGCAAATAAATTTAAATCGATGGTTAGCCTGGAATTTGGGCCGAAGACAGTGAGGAAATTGGCGATAATTTCCGGTGGCGGAGGTCAGGCTATCCCGTCTTTGCGCAGTCTAGGCATCGACACATTTATCACTGGAGAATGTAGACAACACAGCTATTCTGAGGCCTATGAGCACGACTTAAATGTTTATGTATGTGGACATTACGCTACAGAACGATGGGGGATTATAGCCCTGGCCGATGAGCTATGCAGTGCATTTTCTCTGCCCCATGTTTTTGTGGAAACTTCCTGTCCGCTGTGAAATCTAATTATATGTGAATGTGTTTTGTTTCTTATTTCTCAGCAAAAAATTCCTTATGGTCGTCATTCCCAAAGCCTTAGAGTCTTCTAACACGTAGTGACCGCAGTCATTTAATTTTATCACATGAGGATCCTCAAACGCATCTATCCAGGTTTGTAAAAAGGATTCGGTGAAACAGAAATCTTGCAGGCCCCATAGGATAAGCGATTTCTTTTTTCGTAGTAAATGAAGATTTTGGCTTATTTTCATCAATGTGGCCCAGGATCTGTGGTTAGGATCCATTGGTATGTCTTGCACAAACCGCAACGTGGCAATCCGATTGGCTTTGGAATTATATGGATAGAGATAACATTTGCGGACTTCGCTGGTTACCGGATACCTAAGAGACATATAGCTTGATCCAATGGCAAATAGGTTAAACCTAAGTATGAGAAATTTTGCGAGCCATGATGTTCTGCAAAAATTTATTCTTTTCGGTATCTCCTTGGACGGGAACGCTGCTCCATTCATTATTGTGATGGTTTCAATGCGTTCTGGCCATCTTTCAGCAATCGCCATGCCTATGGCACAACCCCAATCATGCATCACCAAATGAAATTTATCAAAATTTAGACTTTCCGTAAGATCGCAGGCATTGCGTATGTGATTATCTAAGCAATAGTCATATTTTTGTGGCTTATCGGATAATCCGCAGCCCAGGTGATCAAAGGCAACGCACCGAAAGCTACTATGCATGGTTTTTACTAACTCTCGGAAATAGAAAGACCAAGTAGGATTTCCATGGAGCATCAATACTCCCTCACCTCGGCCCTCATCCACATAGTGCAGTCTGTGTCCATTCTCATTGACAAAAAAATTATTATAAAAGGGATATTCCTCTTTTAAATACTTTGGTAAATTTAATTCAAACATTTTCATAATTTATGTAATTAACCAGTGAAATAAAATAATATATCTCCGGCAAAACCGACGATCATACTGCTTATATAAATAATGTGCCAAAATATGTAATTTATGATATGGCCGAAAAGAATACGAAACTGTTGCATGTTCACCAATATAAACAAGGCCAAGTAAGACCAGTGAGCTACAATAATAAATGTTTCTTCTCGCATATTTATTAGATATCTAAGTAAATGTGAACCATCCAGTGGTGGCAAGGGTAAAAGATTAAAAACTGCTATGGATATGTTGATTATAATGGCAAACTCGAGTAATTCTCCAAGATTGGAATTGTACCTCATCATAGGCAAACAGCTGATAATCGCGAGAAAAATGGCAGTAATGAGGTTAGACAATGGTCCGGCCAAGCTGGTGCATATATCCCCCAATGCTCGGTGTTTAAAGTTATAAATATTTACTGGCACCGCTTTTCCCCAACCAATGATAGATATGCCGTTGGGAACCATCACCATGAGCAATGGGATGAAAACACTGCCAATCCAGTCCAGGTGTGCAATTGGATTTAATGTAAGCCGACCATAGTCCTTAGCTGTGTGGTCACCAAACAAATAGGCAACCAAAGCATGAGAAAATTCATGAATACTATTGGATAAAATAAACAGCAAATAACAGGCGATTGATTGCTGTATAGAAAAATTCATCTATTCCTATGGAACTGATGATTCATTAAAAATCAACAATAACTTACAGTTTTGGTCTTTTAATGTAAAAAATTCTACGAATAGGTGTTATTTTTCTGGTAATCAATCATTGTTATCCTCATTCTCAGAGACACTATCGGTTGAATCTTTTTTCTTTGTAAATATCTGAAATGATGGCTAGTTATTTATTGTACATTTAGAGCTATCTTTACAGCTATCATCGGTATAGATATTTGGTGATTCCTCTTCGTCATTGCCTTCCATGTAGTTGCTATCTTCATCGCCGAAATTCTCATCGGATGTGCTATTATTGGCACTGCCTTCGCTATCTTCGGCATTCAGCCATTGGGTAATCTTATTAATGGCACAATTAAAGATTTCTTGAACATCAGCATTTGTAGTGGAAGGTAGACAGAGTATAAGATCATAGAGTTCATAATGAACGATAATACTAATTATTTTTCCAATAAATTTCACCAATACACCTATGTCCGGCGCTTCAGAAAAATTTAGTATATCAATGGAATTTGGCGTTTCGGCAGAATTTGGCGTTTCGGCAGAATTTATGGCATAAACAATCTGATAAATTGACCATGTAATCACTGCAGGACATCTATATTCTGGATCAAATATTCCGAGCGTTCCTGTATCCTCGCCTTCGGTTTCATTACTCGATAGATTGATCAATTGTGATCTTAATAATGCTGCAGGTATATGTAATTTATTCATAAAACGATTCATAAAATTTTTCCATTTTTCAGATATTAAATTATATTCTTCGATTAACCAGTTTGTTACATTAGGATCATAG
This window of the Puniceicoccales bacterium genome carries:
- a CDS encoding Nif3-like dinuclear metal center hexameric protein, translating into MNVALEEIVSYCNKRLSIDGMFDYPNAFNGLQFGNSGKISKVASAVDGSLESIRLARDVGANLLMVHHGLFWGKSIPVIDEVYVKYKVLMDNDIAVYSAHLPLDAHQEIGNNVLLANELGLKVSSFENLGFHDVKIAAVVNEQIDREELAHRLANKFKSMVSLEFGPKTVRKLAIISGGGGQAIPSLRSLGIDTFITGECRQHSYSEAYEHDLNVYVCGHYATERWGIIALADELCSAFSLPHVFVETSCPL
- a CDS encoding alpha/beta fold hydrolase, producing the protein MKMFELNLPKYLKEEYPFYNNFFVNENGHRLHYVDEGRGEGVLMLHGNPTWSFYFRELVKTMHSSFRCVAFDHLGCGLSDKPQKYDYCLDNHIRNACDLTESLNFDKFHLVMHDWGCAIGMAIAERWPERIETITIMNGAAFPSKEIPKRINFCRTSWLAKFLILRFNLFAIGSSYMSLRYPVTSEVRKCYLYPYNSKANRIATLRFVQDIPMDPNHRSWATLMKISQNLHLLRKKKSLILWGLQDFCFTESFLQTWIDAFEDPHVIKLNDCGHYVLEDSKALGMTTIRNFLLRNKKQNTFTYN
- a CDS encoding site-2 protease family protein: MNFSIQQSIACYLLFILSNSIHEFSHALVAYLFGDHTAKDYGRLTLNPIAHLDWIGSVFIPLLMVMVPNGISIIGWGKAVPVNIYNFKHRALGDICTSLAGPLSNLITAIFLAIISCLPMMRYNSNLGELLEFAIIINISIAVFNLLPLPPLDGSHLLRYLINMREETFIIVAHWSYLALFILVNMQQFRILFGHIINYIFWHIIYISSMIVGFAGDILFYFTG